From a region of the Candida albicans SC5314 chromosome 1, complete sequence genome:
- the ZCF23 gene encoding Zcf23p (Predicted Zn(II)2Cys6 transcription factor; ortholog of S. cerevisiae Gsm1; flow model biofilm induced) produces MTKKLTPQEKKNRKPAVRACVFCHQKHLQCSNERPCKNCVKRNIAHGCQDIVRKRVKYLTGESVPGAVSNKQSTPRKKLKTGPVSTSVSPMDSVKSELTTPVESSNHFPPPMSSSVDALPTTQHSAIEIPPNDQPISDILEVPPLFDSSHMISSEAPETNITLTTQNLITPDPLSFHTNTVSNTTTDVLNKLLNDNYETESMLSANNSNGDHLLGMAHTSSGHLSNGQQFQSNYLNEEYMMLGDIILQSKQASPSPSNTSTSENNTNTLSPSSFGYISNINFEDFNQPKRKVVQKLKDSRPFISLGFTADLAPHDNNNNTDYYDDKMTNNITGKTEEGPGNPIINYNTKFTTDYVPPSITNNLYKTASDLYSKELKNFYYPLSYHALTKLLKVIFGGNDLSPEEKQEKRSKLLIILKLIASYRPTFIAAHRDLIQEDLLMLEMTLQRSLLDYKKLAELNSSPTIMWRRTGEIISITEDMALLLEHSSFDLLKERRFIFELMDDNSIVDYFNLFANIAVGNLKSVIQTAIQMKTKSSNLIKFTCVFTIKRDIFDIPMIVIGQFLPIV; encoded by the coding sequence ATGACTAAAAAGTTAACTCcacaagaaaagaaaaatcgAAAGCCGGCAGTGAGGGCGTGTGTGTTCTGCCATCAAAAACATCTACAGTGTTCAAACGAACGACCTTGCAAGAATTGtgtgaaaagaaatattgcTCATGGGTGTCAAGATATTGTACGAAAACGAGTGAAATATCTAACTGGTGAAAGTGTGCCAGGAGCAGTTTCGAATAAACAGTCCACACCAAGaaagaaactaaaaacTGGTCCAGTGTCAACATCAGTGTCCCCAATGGATTCCGTCAAGTCAGAATTGACAACTCCGGTGGAGTCTTCAAATCATTTCCCACCACCTATGTCGTCTTCTGTGGATGCGTTGCCTACAACACAACATAGTGCGATTGAGATTCCGCCAAATGACCAACCAATCAGTGACATACTTGAAGTCCCCCCATTATTCGATAGCTCACATATGATTAGCAGTGAAGCACCGGAAACCAACATTACTTTGACGACACAAAACTTGATCACACCTGATCCACTACTGTTTCATACAAACACCGTTTCAAATACTACAACCGACGTTTTGAATAAGCTTTTGAATGATAACTACGAAACCGAATCTATGTTGAGTGCTAACAACAGCAATGGCGACCACTTGCTAGGGATGGCACACACACTGTCTGGCCATCTTTCCAACGgacaacaatttcaatcaaattatttgaacGAAGAATATATGATGTTGGGAGATATCATTTTGCAATCGAAACAAGCTAGCCCGTCGCCATCAAACACGAGCACTTCTGAgaacaacaccaacaccTTGTCACCTTCAAGTTTTGGATACATACTGAACATCAACTTTGAGGACTTTAATCAACCGAAAAGAAAGGTGGTACAGAAACTAAAGGATTCAAGACCGTTTATATCTTTAGGATTTACTGCAGATTTGGCTCCCCatgataataacaacaacaccgATTACTATGACGACAAAATGACCAACAATATAACAGGAAAGACTGAAGAGGGACCAGGGAACCCAATTATCAACTACAACACCAAGTTCACAACAGATTACGTTCCACCATCTATTACAAACAATCTATACAAGACAGCAAGTGATCTCTACAGCAAGGAACTTAAGAATTTTTATTACCCTTTAAGTTATCACGCACTTACCAAGTTGCTCAAAGTGATATTTGGTGGGAATGATCTATCGCCAGAGgagaaacaagaaaaacGATCTAAActattaattattttgaaattgatagcCAGTTACCGTCCCACATTTATTGCCGCTCACCGTGACTTGATCCAAGAGGATCTTCTCATGCTAGAGATGACGTTACAACGGTCTCTTTTGGACTACAAGAAATTGGCAGAATTGAACTCATCACCAACCATCATGTGGAGGAGGACGGGAGAAATCATTAGTATTACTGAAGACATGGCACTTCTTTTGGAGCACCTGCTGTTTGATTTGCTAAAGGaaagaagatttatttttgaattaatgGACGACAATAGTATTGTCGATTATTTCAATCTTTTTGCTAATATTGCTGTGGGTAATTTGAAGTCAGTAATTCAAACAGcaattcaaatgaaaaCCAAAAGCAGTAACCTAATTAAATTCACCTGTGTTTTCACCATCAAACGAGATATTTTTGACATTCCCATGATTGTTATTGGCCAATTCTTGCCAATTGTATAA